CATCGCGATGCTTGGCCCCAGCGCCTGGACGGCCTCCAGCACCCGCGCGGCGACGGCCAGGTCGGTGATCCGGAACGTCTCAGTGATCTCGACGACGAGCCGGCGCGGGTCCAGCCCGCTGGCGGCGAAGGCCCTGGCGAACACGTCGGGCAACGCGAGGTCGGCGAGCCGGGAGGCGGAGACGTTGACGTGCAACCGGGGCGCCGGTGTGCCCTGCCCCGACGGCAGCACCGCGGCGACCTCGGCGCAGGCCCTGCCCAGCACGAGCTCGTCGAGCGTGCCCACCAGGCCGCCGTCCTCGGCGGCGGCGACGAACGTCAGCGGCGGCACCGGGCCCCGCCCCGGCTCGGTCCACCGCGCCAGTGCCTCCAGCCCGACGACCGCGCCGTCGAGCAGCCGCACGATCGGCTGGTAGTGCACGTCGAAGCCGGCCTCGTCCCAGCCGTGGCGGCGCACGGTCACGAGCGCCTCCGCCAGCCGGACGCCCAGGGCCGCCCCGGTGACCTTCCCGGCGCGGCTCACGCCGACCTGCGCGGCCCGCTTCCCCACCTGCTCCGCGCCGGCTCCCAGCGCGGCCCCCAGGTCAGCCACCGCGACGACGCCGGCCGGGAGCGGTCTCGGCAGGATGACGAGGGCGGCGGCGGCCAGCAACGGGGCCGCGAGCGCCCCCGCGGCCACCGCTGCCCGCGCGAACCCGGACGCGGGCGCGTAGCCGAGCCCCACGCCGGCGGCCTGCAGGACGGTCCAGCCCGCGAGCGTCATCG
Above is a window of Pseudofrankia saprophytica DNA encoding:
- a CDS encoding EAL domain-containing protein, with translation MTHIDAGSRPAPASPVPARPAAVVPLLAALVAGLARVVTDDSAVTVVEAGAAGAGVAATGVAGWSLWRAAAADRGWLRRLTMTLAGWTVLQAAGVGLGYAPASGFARAAVAAGALAAPLLAAAALVILPRPLPAGVVAVADLGAALGAGAEQVGKRAAQVGVSRAGKVTGAALGVRLAEALVTVRRHGWDEAGFDVHYQPIVRLLDGAVVGLEALARWTEPGRGPVPPLTFVAAAEDGGLVGTLDELVLGRACAEVAAVLPSGQGTPAPRLHVNVSASRLADLALPDVFARAFAASGLDPRRLVVEITETFRITDLAVAARVLEAVQALGPSIAMDDVGAGHTTLAALHELPVNVVKLDRGLIENPLGPGRASRLGRSVITVARSLGAVVVAEGIERRAQRADLALLGCELGQGYLFARPAPLAALAPLLVAAAPIAPLAGSAIGAYLGS